A region of the Oceanihabitans sp. IOP_32 genome:
AAGTGGAAGTGGTTGATTGGTTGGTTGGTTCATAGCAAAAATGATATTCTATGTTAGAAAATAGACGAAATAGACGAGATAGACGAAATAAAAAAAACACTAAAGTACCGTCTGTAAAAAATAGCATTACCAAAAAAGATAAAATAATTTGGATTGGTATTCTAATCGTTGTTATCCTGTTAATCTGCTTTGTACTGTTCTTACAGTTCCTAAAGTATTTTATATCTGTTTAGATACAACGCTTTTGCAATAGATGAACCGAATTCAGCAAATTCTACAAATCATTCAGCAAATAACATAATACATTAAAGTCTTTTAATCCTGAAATTTGCAGAGTACAAATTAGAATAGGACTATGGAGACAATTAACATATTTGAAACCAAAGAGAAAAACCATAAGCAAGGAATAAAAGAATCATTCCCAGTTACAGGAATGACCTGCGCATCGTGTGCAGCGAGTGTTGAATCTGTGTTAAAACACACAGACGGTGTATTTGATGCAAGCGTAAACTTTGCGAGCAGTTCTGTTCTTGTAGAGTACGACAAAGAGTTGAGTCCTAATCAGCTTAAAAATGCACTTCGCGAAGTTGGCTATGATATTATCATTGATGCGGAGAATCCTTCGGAAGTACAACAAGAACTACAGCAAAAGCACTATCAAGACATAAAAAATCGCACTATTTGGTCAGCCATTTTAACGCTGCCCATTTTTATTCTGGGAATGTTCTTTATGGCTTGGGAACCCGGAAAATGGATATCGTTGGTGTTGACCGTTCCAGTTTTATTTTGGTTCGGTCGTAGCTTTTTTATCAATGCTTTCAAACAGGCCAAACACGGTAAGGCGAATATGGATACCTTGGTGGCCTTGAGTACCGGAATTGCATTTTTGTTTAGTGTTTTCAACACCTTTTTTCCTGAATTTTGGTTGAGTCGTGGTATCGAGCCTCACGTCTATTATGAGGCGGCTACGGTAATTATAACTTTTATTTCTTTAGGGAAACTATTGGAGGAAAAGGCAAAGTCAAATACTTCTTCGGCTATTAAAAAGCTGATGGGATTACAACCTAAAACGCTTAAAATTATTGAAAACGGGGAAGAAAAGGAAATTTCTATTTCGGCTGTTCAAGTAGGTCAGACGATATTGGTACGTCCAGGAGAGAAGATTCCTGTGGATGGAGAAGTTTCCAAAGGAAGCTCTTATGTTGATGAAAGTATGATTACGGGAGAGCCTGTTCCTGTAGAAAAAACAAAGGATGAAAAAGTTTTCGCAGGAACGGTAAACCAAAAAGGTAGTTTCCAGTTTACTGCCGAAAAAGTAGGTGGAGAAACCTTGCTGTCCCAAATCATTAAAATGGTTCAGGACGCACAAGGAAGCAAAGCGCCTGTTCAGAAACTGGTAGATAAAATTGCTGGAATATTTGTTCCTGTCGTTTTAGGTATATCTATTATTACATTTATTGTTTGGATGTCAGTTGGTGGCGAAAACGGATTTTCTCAAGCTTTATTGACTTCTGTAGCTGTATTGGTAATAGCTTGTCCTTGTGCATTGGGGTTGGCGACCCCTACCGCCATAATGGTGGGTATCGGAAAAGGTGCTGAAAATAATATTCTTATAAAAGATGCCGAAAGTTTAGAACTCGGTTATAAAGTGAATGCTGTCATTCTTGATAAAACTGGCACAATTACGGAAGGAAAACCTTTAGTAACTGATATATTTTGGAGGGATAAACTTGAAGATCAAAATCAATACAAGCAAATTCTTTTGGCAATAGAAGCACAATCAGAACACCCTTTGGCAGAAGCGGTAGTCAATCACTTAAAGGATGAGAATATTGGAAAAGCTGAAATGACTTCTTTTGAAAGCATTACAGGCAAAGGTGTAAAAGCTCAAACAGAAAATGGTTCACAATACTATGTTGGAAATCATAAACTAATGCTTGAGAAAAATATTCAAATCGATACTTCCTTGATGCAAACAGCAGAAAGTCTTGAAGAGCAATCGAAAACAGTCATTTTCCTTGGCAATGAAAAAGAGGTGTTGGCGATACTCGCTATTGCAGACAAGATTAAGGAAACTTCAAAAAAGGCCATAGCAACGCTTCAAGAAAGAGGCATCGAAGTCTTTATGCTCACGGGAGATAACAATAAAACAGCATCTGCTGTAGCAAATCAAGTAGGAATAACAAATTACCAAGGCGAAGTAATGCCTTCGGACAAAGCGGCTTTTGTTGAAAAATTACAGACGGATGGAAAGATAGTAGCAATGGTGGGCGATGGTATCAACGATTCGCACGCCCTGGCGCAAGCCAATGTGAGTATTGCTATGGGCAAAGGTTCGGATATCGCAATGGATGTAGCAAAAATGACCTTGATAACATCAGATTTACAATCTATCCCAAAAGCATTGGAACTATCGAAAAGAACGGTGTTGGGCATACGTCAGAACTTATTCTGGGCATTTATTTACAACATTATTGGCATTCCAATTGCAGCGGGAGTTCTTTATCCTGTAAATGGGTTTTTGTTGGATCCGATGATTGCAGGTGCAGCAATGGCATTCAGTAGTGTATCCGTAGTTGCAAATAGCTTAAGACTTAAACGAGTAAAACTTTAATAATAAATAAATTCAATACTATGAAAACTTTAAAATTTAAAACAAATATCAATTGTGGTGGGTGCGTATCAAAAGTCACCCCT
Encoded here:
- a CDS encoding heavy metal translocating P-type ATPase, with the translated sequence METINIFETKEKNHKQGIKESFPVTGMTCASCAASVESVLKHTDGVFDASVNFASSSVLVEYDKELSPNQLKNALREVGYDIIIDAENPSEVQQELQQKHYQDIKNRTIWSAILTLPIFILGMFFMAWEPGKWISLVLTVPVLFWFGRSFFINAFKQAKHGKANMDTLVALSTGIAFLFSVFNTFFPEFWLSRGIEPHVYYEAATVIITFISLGKLLEEKAKSNTSSAIKKLMGLQPKTLKIIENGEEKEISISAVQVGQTILVRPGEKIPVDGEVSKGSSYVDESMITGEPVPVEKTKDEKVFAGTVNQKGSFQFTAEKVGGETLLSQIIKMVQDAQGSKAPVQKLVDKIAGIFVPVVLGISIITFIVWMSVGGENGFSQALLTSVAVLVIACPCALGLATPTAIMVGIGKGAENNILIKDAESLELGYKVNAVILDKTGTITEGKPLVTDIFWRDKLEDQNQYKQILLAIEAQSEHPLAEAVVNHLKDENIGKAEMTSFESITGKGVKAQTENGSQYYVGNHKLMLEKNIQIDTSLMQTAESLEEQSKTVIFLGNEKEVLAILAIADKIKETSKKAIATLQERGIEVFMLTGDNNKTASAVANQVGITNYQGEVMPSDKAAFVEKLQTDGKIVAMVGDGINDSHALAQANVSIAMGKGSDIAMDVAKMTLITSDLQSIPKALELSKRTVLGIRQNLFWAFIYNIIGIPIAAGVLYPVNGFLLDPMIAGAAMAFSSVSVVANSLRLKRVKL